The following proteins come from a genomic window of Denitromonas sp.:
- a CDS encoding CerR family C-terminal domain-containing protein produces the protein MPRKPLAAPSETGYSSAEETRRRLVEAGLAVFSAHGYDGVTTRQLADRARVNQSAIPYHFGGKAGVYLAVADAICDDLSARLAPLLSQATAHGDPGEALPALLVALYRLSQSDATDRERFTLMLFEQQHPGAAFERFHARLLQPLLDTLAGLVGALRQQPPEDEAIRLQAHMLLGLVSSLISGRASFERQFGSDRQLTPARRAAVAAELHQMAADFVSGVRRDGRTR, from the coding sequence ATGCCACGCAAACCCCTCGCCGCCCCATCCGAGACCGGCTACAGCAGCGCGGAGGAAACCCGCCGACGCCTGGTCGAGGCCGGGCTGGCGGTGTTCAGCGCCCATGGCTACGACGGCGTCACCACACGCCAGCTGGCCGACCGGGCCCGCGTCAACCAGTCGGCGATTCCCTATCACTTCGGCGGCAAGGCAGGCGTCTATCTGGCCGTTGCCGACGCCATCTGCGACGACCTCTCGGCACGACTGGCGCCGCTGCTGTCACAGGCCACGGCCCACGGCGACCCCGGCGAGGCACTGCCGGCGCTGCTCGTCGCGCTCTACCGGCTCTCGCAGTCCGACGCGACCGACCGCGAACGCTTCACCCTCATGCTGTTCGAGCAACAACACCCGGGCGCTGCCTTCGAGCGCTTCCACGCCCGCCTGCTGCAACCCCTGCTCGACACCCTGGCCGGGCTGGTCGGCGCGCTGCGCCAGCAGCCACCGGAGGACGAAGCCATCCGCCTGCAGGCGCACATGCTGCTGGGCCTGGTCTCGAGCCTGATTTCGGGGCGGGCCAGCTTCGAGCGGCAATTCGGCAGCGACCGGCAACTCACGCCCGCCCGCCGCGCCGCGGTGGCGGCGGAACTGCACCAGATGGCGGCCGACTTTGTCTCGGGGGTGCGCCGGGACGGGCGAACCCGATGA
- a CDS encoding ATP-binding protein: MSELTHAELGGFIADRVEVGVFAVDAAFTITLWNRFMATHSRRPAAEVIGRNLFECFPDLPQAWLERKVRHVQALRNYAFTSWTQRPYLFRFDHNRPITGGVDAMRQNCTFLPVKNEAGEVVQVCVTVQDVTDNAVAHEELAASMAEIEREKAEQRKLIGELAQAQNQLLQSEKLASIGQLAAGVAHEINNPIGFVNSNLGTLASYVDELMVVLDAYTGVHDQLPEALRTAIDAQIKGVDLDYLREDLVSLVTESRDGLDRVKKIVQDLKDFSRMGESEAAWADLHHCLDTTLNVVANEIKYKAEVVKQYGDLPEVECVASQLNQVFMNLVVNAAQAIAEHGTITITTGTEGEGVFVAVRDTGAGIPPDVLKRIFDPFYTTKPVGTGTGLGLSVSYSIVERHGGRITVDSKVGEGTEFKIWLPTRYPAAKASA; encoded by the coding sequence ATGAGCGAACTGACCCACGCCGAACTGGGCGGATTCATCGCCGACCGGGTCGAGGTCGGGGTCTTTGCCGTGGACGCGGCGTTCACTATCACGCTGTGGAACCGCTTCATGGCCACCCACAGCCGCCGGCCGGCGGCAGAGGTGATCGGCCGCAACCTGTTCGAGTGCTTCCCCGACCTGCCGCAGGCCTGGCTCGAGCGCAAGGTGCGCCATGTGCAGGCGCTGCGCAACTACGCCTTCACCTCCTGGACCCAGCGCCCCTACCTGTTCCGTTTCGACCACAACCGGCCGATCACCGGTGGCGTCGATGCCATGCGCCAGAACTGCACCTTCCTGCCGGTCAAGAACGAGGCCGGCGAGGTGGTGCAGGTGTGCGTGACGGTGCAGGATGTGACCGACAACGCCGTCGCCCACGAAGAGCTGGCGGCCAGCATGGCCGAGATCGAGCGCGAAAAGGCCGAGCAGCGCAAGCTGATCGGCGAGCTGGCCCAGGCGCAGAACCAGCTGCTGCAGTCGGAGAAGCTCGCCTCCATTGGCCAGCTGGCCGCCGGCGTGGCGCATGAAATCAACAACCCGATCGGCTTCGTCAATTCCAACCTCGGCACCCTGGCCAGCTATGTGGATGAACTGATGGTGGTGCTCGACGCCTACACCGGCGTGCACGACCAGCTCCCCGAGGCCCTGCGCACGGCCATCGATGCGCAGATCAAGGGGGTCGACCTCGACTACCTGCGCGAGGATCTGGTCAGCCTGGTCACCGAGAGCCGCGACGGCCTCGACCGGGTGAAGAAGATCGTGCAGGACCTGAAGGACTTCTCGCGCATGGGCGAGAGCGAGGCCGCCTGGGCTGACCTGCACCACTGCCTCGACACCACGCTCAACGTGGTCGCCAACGAGATCAAGTACAAGGCCGAAGTGGTCAAGCAGTACGGCGACTTGCCCGAGGTCGAATGCGTGGCCTCGCAGCTCAACCAGGTGTTCATGAATCTGGTGGTCAACGCCGCGCAGGCCATCGCCGAGCACGGCACCATCACCATCACCACCGGCACCGAGGGGGAGGGCGTGTTCGTCGCGGTGCGCGATACCGGCGCGGGCATCCCGCCCGACGTGCTCAAGCGCATCTTCGACCCCTTCTACACCACGAAGCCGGTGGGCACGGGGACGGGCCTGGGCCTGTCGGTGTCCTACAGCATCGTCGAGCGCCACGGCGGGCGCATCACCGTCGATAGCAAGGTCGGCGAAGGCACCGAGTTCAAGATCTGGCTGCCGACCCGCTACCCGGCCGCCAAGGCGTCGGCCTGA
- a CDS encoding response regulator, translating into MASTVLVVDDSAMARKMLIRSLPASWDVEVRQATNGVEALAAYRQGDVDVMFLDLTMPEMDGFQVLETLRAEGLNCLVVVVSADIQPEAQERVKRLGAIAFVKKPVDAEKLGVVLKEYGVSL; encoded by the coding sequence ATGGCGTCGACGGTGTTGGTGGTGGACGATTCGGCTATGGCGCGCAAGATGCTCATCCGCTCGCTGCCGGCGTCCTGGGATGTCGAGGTGCGCCAGGCCACAAATGGCGTCGAGGCGCTGGCGGCCTATCGGCAGGGCGATGTGGACGTGATGTTCCTGGATCTGACCATGCCCGAGATGGATGGCTTCCAGGTTCTCGAAACGCTGCGGGCCGAGGGGCTCAATTGCCTGGTGGTGGTGGTGTCGGCGGATATCCAGCCGGAGGCGCAGGAGCGGGTCAAGCGGCTCGGCGCGATCGCTTTTGTCAAAAAACCGGTCGATGCCGAGAAGCTCGGCGTCGTGCTCAAGGAGTACGGAGTCTCGCTATGA